A stretch of Paenibacillus peoriae DNA encodes these proteins:
- a CDS encoding calcium-translocating P-type ATPase, SERCA-type, with protein sequence MEQAHWHQLSNEQLSTSLEVDPKQGLSEEQLAERRERSGWNELSEGKRVSAILLLLNQFKDFMMLVLMGATLISGLLGEYLDAITIIAIVVLNGILGFVQEFRAERSLRALRQLSAPTAKVLRGGKRIQVQARELVPGDIVLLESGDRIPADVRWLSTNGCDVEESALTGESVPVSKHCRPIHAAEVPLGDQKNIGFMGTMMTRGTAQGIVIRTGMSTEMGKIADLIENTESQETPLQHRLEQLGKILIIVALALTVLVVVAGILHGQPAMSMFLAGVSLAVAAIPEGLPAIVTIALALGVQRMIKRKAIVRKLPSVETLGCASVICSDKTGTLTQNKMTVTKLWLDGRFWGVTGEGYDPHGHIMDRDLPADLKNGQSLRRLLQASVLCNNAEIVQADTEELRSKKKTKEPTPSSVWELKGDPTEGALVTLAAKGGVTRQGLYELYTREREFPFDSDRKRMSVLVRHQGGHIVFAKGAPDVLLGQCSYILWEGNVVPLTGTLRQKVLAANEGMASEALRVLGVAYRDIRSHERVSTVEEAEAQLIFIGLTGMIDPPRREVREAIGKCRRAGIRTVMITGDHGTTAEAIAQQLGIFQRGSHVLTGQELSAMDDASLDKAVDTVSVYARVSPEHKLRIVKSLQRRGHVVAMTGDGVNDAPAIKASDIGIAMGITGTDVTKEAAALVLSDDNFSTIVAAIEEGRNIYENIRKFIRYLLASNVGEILTMFFAMMAGLPLPLLPIQILWVNLVTDGLPAMALGVDQPEKDLMEHKPRGAKENIFARRLGWKIISRGLLIGLCTLAAFWLTLRIAPDDAGQLIKAQSVAFATLVLAQLIHVFDCRSSRSIFHRNPFQNSYLVLAVLSSIVLMLVVMYVPMLQPIFKTVPLGLREWALSIVAAGIPTFLMGAGSVWGGRRNRRRGGNTHFSAGRTKFSS encoded by the coding sequence CTTGTATTGATGGGAGCGACCCTGATATCCGGCCTGCTTGGCGAGTATTTGGACGCGATTACCATTATTGCTATTGTTGTACTGAATGGAATTCTTGGCTTTGTACAGGAATTCAGAGCTGAGCGTTCATTGCGAGCTTTGAGACAACTATCGGCTCCGACGGCCAAAGTGTTGCGGGGCGGAAAACGAATTCAAGTTCAAGCCAGAGAACTGGTACCGGGTGATATTGTGCTGCTGGAAAGTGGTGATCGCATTCCCGCAGATGTAAGGTGGTTGAGTACGAACGGCTGTGATGTAGAGGAGTCCGCCCTGACAGGTGAATCGGTTCCGGTGAGTAAGCATTGCCGCCCTATTCATGCCGCCGAGGTACCACTTGGGGATCAAAAAAACATCGGTTTTATGGGCACGATGATGACTAGAGGAACCGCACAAGGAATAGTTATACGTACAGGTATGAGTACCGAAATGGGTAAGATCGCAGACTTGATAGAAAATACGGAGTCGCAGGAGACACCGTTGCAGCACAGATTGGAGCAATTGGGCAAAATTTTGATTATCGTAGCGTTGGCGCTAACGGTGCTCGTTGTCGTAGCAGGCATTTTACATGGACAGCCAGCCATGAGCATGTTCTTGGCCGGAGTGAGCTTGGCTGTGGCGGCTATACCGGAAGGGTTGCCAGCTATTGTGACGATTGCGCTCGCATTGGGTGTGCAGCGTATGATTAAACGAAAGGCGATTGTGCGTAAGCTGCCTTCTGTTGAAACGCTCGGCTGTGCATCTGTCATTTGTTCCGACAAAACGGGTACCCTGACCCAAAATAAAATGACGGTTACCAAGCTATGGCTGGACGGCCGCTTCTGGGGAGTTACGGGAGAGGGCTATGACCCTCACGGGCATATTATGGATAGAGACCTTCCTGCCGATCTTAAAAACGGACAATCTCTGCGTAGACTGCTGCAAGCCAGTGTGCTTTGCAACAATGCGGAAATTGTTCAAGCCGATACAGAGGAGCTACGTTCGAAAAAGAAAACCAAAGAGCCGACGCCGTCCTCCGTTTGGGAGCTAAAGGGTGATCCGACGGAAGGAGCGCTGGTCACGTTAGCTGCCAAGGGCGGAGTCACGCGACAAGGGCTATATGAGCTATACACAAGGGAGCGAGAATTTCCTTTTGACTCGGATCGGAAGCGAATGTCGGTACTCGTACGCCACCAGGGAGGACACATTGTCTTTGCCAAAGGTGCACCGGATGTATTGCTGGGCCAGTGCTCCTACATTTTATGGGAAGGAAATGTCGTTCCGTTAACGGGTACGCTGCGCCAAAAGGTACTGGCAGCTAACGAAGGAATGGCCTCGGAGGCGCTACGTGTACTTGGTGTCGCTTACCGTGATATCCGCTCGCATGAGCGTGTCTCCACGGTTGAGGAGGCTGAAGCACAACTGATCTTTATCGGGCTGACAGGCATGATTGATCCGCCACGTCGCGAGGTTCGCGAAGCCATTGGCAAGTGTCGTCGTGCTGGCATTCGCACTGTGATGATTACCGGAGATCACGGTACAACTGCAGAGGCCATTGCACAGCAGCTGGGCATTTTTCAGCGCGGATCCCACGTGTTAACAGGACAGGAATTGTCTGCGATGGATGATGCGTCGCTGGACAAAGCCGTTGATACCGTCTCTGTATATGCACGGGTTTCGCCGGAGCACAAGCTACGGATCGTCAAGTCACTGCAAAGGCGCGGACATGTCGTAGCCATGACTGGAGATGGCGTCAATGACGCTCCAGCGATAAAGGCGTCGGACATCGGCATTGCAATGGGTATTACAGGGACGGACGTGACCAAAGAAGCGGCTGCGCTTGTTCTGAGTGATGATAATTTCTCTACGATTGTAGCCGCAATTGAGGAAGGACGGAATATTTACGAGAATATCCGTAAATTTATCCGTTATCTACTCGCCTCCAATGTGGGTGAAATTTTGACGATGTTTTTTGCCATGATGGCCGGGCTGCCATTACCTTTGTTACCGATCCAGATTTTATGGGTGAATCTGGTGACAGATGGCCTACCAGCGATGGCTCTGGGGGTGGACCAACCAGAAAAGGATCTCATGGAGCACAAACCTCGTGGCGCAAAGGAAAATATTTTTGCTCGTCGACTGGGCTGGAAAATCATTAGTCGTGGCTTGTTGATTGGTTTATGTACGCTAGCGGCCTTCTGGCTGACATTACGTATTGCACCGGATGACGCAGGACAACTGATCAAAGCACAGTCCGTTGCCTTTGCTACGCTAGTTCTGGCGCAGTTAATTCATGTGTTTGATTGCCGCAGTTCCCGTTCTATTTTCCATCGTAATCCGTTTCAAAATAGTTATCTTGTGCTTGCCGTGCTGTCTTCAATAGTACTAATGCTAGTGGTTATGTACGTGCCTATGCTGCAACCTATTTTCAAAACGGTACCGCTCGGTTTGCGTGAGTGGGCGCTATCCATTGTCGCAGCTGGGATTCCGACGTTTCTGATGGGAGCGGGAAGTGTGTGGGGCGGTCGACGCAACCGTCGTCGCGGCGGAAATACACACTTTTCAGCGGGACGTACGAAGTTTTCATCCTAG